One region of Quercus lobata isolate SW786 chromosome 2, ValleyOak3.0 Primary Assembly, whole genome shotgun sequence genomic DNA includes:
- the LOC115973826 gene encoding protein PHYTOCHROME KINASE SUBSTRATE 4 produces the protein MEKATVMETSNGSLSQKTYSSRDEDLSVCSYNRPDKAVNSGDHAVDGCTIVDEIGIFDARKYFNESSNIEAEKVSYYSRVSPVKNVNAMNLERNSERSDLSAAPRRFSSASSSVDGNINARNYMARAAATPTASSEASWNSKTGLLSNPPCAIPVSMRNAQKKTSSRWLFCRKCPCTGKKSVQVQEKAHLPAPTPSSLHKHCHSSSTSAMNPKRQTPHKTRSDNMWVNTPSFFPLQMQGQHSVVRASGKPFINTDHSANNFTFPILNPSSSSSSSLKARLPARHESSSISTIQTISKSFTLATSPNKSSIMIDDEEVASDASSDLFEIESFSTTKTTKHRDSQDEIVNAKGSNNYLLYSTRREEPNEIAVAPTDVEWYEASEASIDWSVTTAEGMSVAASELADDDTTIIRCNQKSSKQRSSSSSSSNMNGLSLSSSCQCEKAVSVGPKPVKCLSSTSNSNRRTQQQQGWSASISKVYI, from the coding sequence ATGGAAAAAGCAACAGTTATGGAAACCTCTAATGGTAGCTTATCTCAAAAAACATACAGTTCAAGAGACGAGGATTTATCTGTGTGCTCTTATAATAGACCAGATAAAGCCGTTAATAGTGGCGACCATGCAGTTGATGGGTGCACCATAGTTGACGAGATTGGCATTTTCGATGCCCGTAAGTACTTCAATGAATCAAGTAACATAGAGGCTGAGAAAGTAAGCTACTATAGTAGAGTATCCCCTGTGAAAAATGTCAATGCTATGAATCTGGAGCGTAATTCGGAGCGATCTGATCTCTCTGCCGCTCCCAGAAGATTCTCTTCAGCTTCATCCTCTGTGGATGGCAATATTAATGCCAGAAACTACATGGCTCGTGCCGCGGCAACTCCAACAGCTTCATCCGAAGCAAGTTGGAACAGCAAGACTGGTCTCTTGTCCAATCCTCCCTGTGCAATTCCAGTTTCCATGCGCAATGCTCAGAAAAAAACTAGTAGTAGATGGCTTTTCTGCAGAAAATGCCCTTGTACAGGGAAAAAATCTGTTCAAGTCCAAGAAAAAGCCCATCTGCCAGCACCAACACCATCATCATTGCACAAACATTGTCACAGTAGTAGTACAAGTGCAATGAATCCCAAAAGGCAGACCCCCCATAAAACCAGGTCAGATAATATGTGGGTCAACACACCAAGTTTTTTTCCTCTACAAATGCAGGGGCAGCATAGTGTAGTAAGAGCCTCGGGAAAGCCCTTTATTAATACCGATCATAGTGCTAATAACTTCACCTTTCCCATACTAAATccatcgtcatcatcatcgtcgTCACTAAAAGCAAGACTACCAGCTCGTCATGAATCATCATCTATCTCTACTATTCAGACAATTAGTAAGAGTTTTACATTGGCAACCAGTCCcaacaaatcatcaattatgATAGATGATGAAGAAGTGGCAAGCGACGCAAGCTCCGACCTGTTTGAGATAGAGAGCttctcaacaacaaaaacaacgaAGCACAGAGATTCTCAAGACGAGATCGTCAATGCCAAGGGGTCTAATAATTACTTGTTGTATAGTACTAGGCGTGAGGAGCCAAATGAAATTGCAGTTGCACCTACAGATGTAGAGTGGTATGAGGCAAGTGAGGCTAGCATTGATTGGAGTGTTACAACAGCTGAAGGGATGTCAGTTGCCGCATCAGAATTAGCGGATGATGACACAACCATCATCAGGTGCAATCAAAAGAGCAGCAAACaaagatcatcatcatcatcatcatctaataTGAATGGGTTGTCGTTGAGTTCGAGTTGTCAATGCGAGAAGGCAGTGAGCGTGGGACCAAAACCAGTGAAGTGCTTGTCTTCTACTAGTAATAGTAATCGAAGGACACAGCAACAGCAAGGATGGTCTGCCTCTATCAGTAAAGTCTACATTTGA